The following are encoded in a window of Magnolia sinica isolate HGM2019 chromosome 11, MsV1, whole genome shotgun sequence genomic DNA:
- the LOC131218052 gene encoding uncharacterized protein LOC131218052, whose protein sequence is MVGSKKRKDDDPGRNQHSNCQLESRFHSYTPMNTTPKQVLMEVRDKRILKWPSKMKANADKWDKRKYYHYYRDHDYTIADCFDLKEEIKSLIRDGHLREYVYRKRDERPDQRDEQQGNKDDVDGGSSTEHHVNFAYKPTKEQRLNPCGLTFTKEDARGIHHPHDDVLVVTMTMVNHMVHRILVDTDNLVAILFAVAFDKMGIEMSRLRPIGTPLLGFAGGRVTSEGSILLPVTV, encoded by the exons ATGGTCGGAAGCAAGAAAAGGAAGGATGATGACCCAGGCAGAAATCAGCACTCGAATTGTCAACTAGAGAGCAGGTTTCATTCTTACACTCCTATGAACACGACTCCCAAGCAAGTCCTCATGGAAGTTCGTGATAAAAGGATCTTGAAGTGGCCAAGCAAGATGAAAGCCAACGCCGACAAATGGGACAAGCGGAAGTACTACCACTACTACCGCGACCACGACTATACCATCGCCGACTGCTTCGATCTCAAGGAAGAGATCAAGTCCCTTATTCGTGACGGACATTTGAGGGAATATGTCTATAGGAAAAGAGACGAAAGACCAGACCAGAGAGACGAGCAACAGGGTAACAAGGATGATGTTGATGG TGGTAGCAGCACGGAGCATCATGTCAACTTTGCATATAAGCCTACCAAGGAACAGAGGCTGAATCCCTGTGGTTTGACTTTTACGAAGGAAGATGCTCGAGGAATCCACCACCCGCATGATGATGTACTGGTGGTGACCAtgacaatggtcaaccacatggTGCACCGCATATTGGTGGATACCGACAACTTGGTTGCCATCCTCTTCGCTGTTGCTTTCGACAAGATGGGGATCGAAATGTCCCGGCTACGTCCCATAGGAACTCCATTGCTCGGGTTCGCAGGAGGTAGGGTTACCTCTGAGGGAAGTATACTATTGCCTGTGACCGTGTGA
- the LOC131218931 gene encoding cysteine-rich and transmembrane domain-containing protein WIH2-like: MSYYNQQQPPVGVPPPQGYPPEGYPKDAYPPPGYPAQGYPQQGYYPQQGYPPQYAQPPPQRHDQGPSFLEGCLAALCCCCLLDACF, encoded by the exons ATGAGTTATTACAACCAGCAGCAGCCTCCTGTCGGAGTTCCTCCTCCCCAAG GATATCCTCCGGAAGGGTATCCGAAGGACGCGTATCCACCGCCGGGGTACCCTGCGCAGGGATACCCGCAGCAGGGCTACTATCCTCAGCAGGGCTACCCTCCTCAGTACGCCCAGCCTCCTCCGCAGCGGCACGACCAAGGTCCTTCTTTCCTTGAAGGATg TTTGGCCGCCCTTTGCTGTTGCTGCCTCTTGGATGCTTGCTTCTGA